A genomic segment from Desulfovibrio sp. ZJ209 encodes:
- a CDS encoding extracellular solute-binding protein → MSRRPAHALAAAMLLVGLLAGCGSEPSAPEPLVIMTPAQTMNTVSNPHIRDTTSFLKQASAAFAKQRAGGPVQPEVKTFNHVDEMQAVTGSLGTAQAPDIVFGAFFNLIGYIDMGRAVPLDDVLDPALRADLDPKALDTGSREGRAYLLPFLGTQNVLIYNKELFRRCGLGDYIGKGREIQDWSLPQWRQILDTLAAKLPHGIYPLALFAKNNDGDTHILTYLRAFGGTIFDSEGNFDFQAPETVKALAWLQEGVRRGWFPPHPENLEMKDCAALFANGQLAIFMFSNVNPALAPHLDDYGFVNYPGTVATAFYIGFAVFDNGDPARVKAAKDFLAYLYSHDEWRDLSAGNIPASRRSLARYRDRIALIDQFERNAVNVVNFTNKSPNWQGRRDSFRSVFWPNINRLLALRITPEQCAAALDRACNAALERGRKEQRLHP, encoded by the coding sequence GTGAGCCGCCGCCCCGCGCACGCCCTTGCCGCCGCCATGCTGCTGGTGGGCCTGCTGGCCGGCTGCGGCTCCGAGCCCTCCGCGCCCGAGCCACTGGTCATCATGACGCCCGCGCAGACCATGAACACGGTGAGCAATCCGCATATCCGGGACACCACCTCCTTCCTGAAGCAGGCGTCCGCGGCCTTTGCGAAGCAGCGCGCCGGGGGGCCCGTGCAGCCGGAGGTCAAGACCTTCAACCATGTGGACGAGATGCAGGCCGTCACCGGCAGCCTCGGCACGGCCCAGGCGCCGGACATCGTCTTCGGCGCGTTTTTCAATCTCATCGGCTACATAGACATGGGCCGCGCCGTGCCGCTGGATGATGTGCTCGACCCGGCCCTCAGGGCCGATCTCGACCCCAAGGCGCTGGACACCGGGAGCCGCGAAGGCCGCGCCTATCTTTTGCCCTTCCTGGGCACGCAGAACGTGCTCATCTACAACAAGGAGCTCTTCCGGCGCTGCGGCCTCGGCGACTATATCGGCAAGGGCCGCGAGATCCAGGACTGGAGCCTCCCCCAGTGGCGGCAGATCCTCGACACCCTCGCCGCAAAACTTCCGCACGGCATCTACCCGCTGGCCCTCTTCGCCAAGAACAACGACGGCGACACGCACATCCTCACCTATTTGCGCGCCTTCGGGGGCACCATCTTCGACAGCGAGGGCAATTTCGACTTTCAGGCGCCCGAGACGGTGAAGGCCCTGGCCTGGCTGCAGGAGGGAGTGCGCCGCGGCTGGTTCCCGCCGCATCCCGAGAACCTGGAGATGAAGGATTGCGCCGCGCTCTTCGCCAACGGGCAGCTCGCCATCTTCATGTTCAGCAACGTCAACCCGGCGCTCGCCCCGCATCTGGACGACTACGGCTTCGTGAACTATCCGGGCACGGTGGCCACGGCCTTCTACATCGGCTTCGCCGTGTTCGACAACGGCGACCCGGCCCGGGTCAAGGCGGCCAAGGATTTCCTGGCCTATCTCTACAGCCATGACGAATGGCGCGACCTCTCGGCCGGCAATATCCCGGCAAGCCGCCGCAGCCTCGCCCGCTACCGCGACCGCATCGCCCTGATCGACCAATTCGAGCGCAATGCCGTGAACGTGGTCAACTTCACCAACAAGAGCCCCAACTGGCAGGGCCGGCGCGACTCGTTCCGCAGCGTGTTCTGGCCCAACATCAACAGGTTGCTGGCGCTCAGGATCACGCCGGAACAGTGCGCCGCCGCCCTCGACCGCGCTTGCAACGCCGCGCTGGAACGGGGCCGCAAGGAGCAGAGGCTGCATCCATAA
- a CDS encoding ATP-binding protein encodes MTRRDKVFYTKLLLLFLGIVSLLSFFYTLKLREVIERNILFNVTEVAQHDKRALRASIELFLDELSGVEKRLAVQGAASIRDLEAQLNLEGATTAFTRLFMLAEDGRIFTDRFLIYDRAKEGTGARFDFLQLLEGSDRRELVLRFDDNDELAGIARESILYAIRLEDFSVDGLRMTALMGCTDITFLQQHLIIDGFVKNGKSFGFSSVIDLNGNYIVGRTRDIYLRNDTNFFTELAAGQGSLSKRDIVARMARREEFSLYLEDGEGRKLVYFVPFGGKEGPKLDWYFIMVVDNGMLVERQATFTLMGLSLLGLVVLALTLLLLYGIASRKKLHQAHESVRVRSEFLSSMSHEIRTPLNGIIGLNHLIAAHVENPGRLSQVRDWLNKSRSLADYLISLLNDVLDMSKLQAGKVEIAHNRYSITAMIADVVFMQAAHAEKRGLRLTLEEAVPDPWVMGDETRVKQVLVNIIGNAVKFTPGGGSVTVSVRQERVARRHVRTFYRCRDTGRGMSKAFLQKLFDPFTQDPRAQKDAALKGSGLGMPIAKELVLAMGGSIEVDSEEGAGSTFTVTIPSEIAARPALREEEPAAAPRPAAKAGRDAAKPGAPRAQAPVAAADAAPATPSTASPQAPATPAAPEPPRKGRILLAEDAEFNAEFLMEVLADAGFSVVHAKNGEEAVEIFRASAEDEFAVILMDMQMPVMDGCEATAAIRALKRPDAETVTIYACTANSFKEDMDKAMASGMDDFLTKPIDIKVFLQKMAAINCAPAGPAAKGRP; translated from the coding sequence ATGACCAGGCGCGACAAGGTTTTTTATACCAAGCTCCTCCTGCTCTTTCTCGGCATCGTCTCGCTGCTGAGCTTTTTCTATACCCTCAAGCTGCGCGAGGTCATCGAGCGCAACATCCTCTTCAACGTCACCGAAGTGGCCCAGCACGACAAGCGCGCGCTCAGGGCCAGCATCGAGCTCTTCCTCGACGAGCTCTCCGGCGTGGAAAAGCGCCTCGCCGTGCAGGGCGCCGCCTCCATCCGCGACCTGGAGGCCCAGCTCAACCTCGAGGGCGCCACCACGGCCTTCACCCGCCTTTTCATGCTGGCCGAGGACGGGCGCATCTTCACCGACAGGTTCCTCATCTACGACCGCGCGAAGGAGGGCACGGGCGCCCGCTTCGACTTCCTCCAGCTCCTCGAGGGCAGCGACCGGCGCGAGCTGGTGCTGCGCTTTGACGACAATGACGAGCTCGCGGGCATCGCGCGCGAGTCCATCCTCTACGCCATCAGGCTCGAGGATTTCAGCGTGGACGGCCTGCGCATGACCGCCCTCATGGGCTGCACGGACATCACCTTCCTCCAGCAGCACCTGATCATCGACGGCTTTGTGAAGAACGGCAAGTCCTTCGGTTTCAGCTCCGTCATCGACCTGAACGGCAATTACATCGTCGGCCGCACGCGCGATATCTACCTGCGCAACGACACCAATTTCTTCACCGAGCTCGCCGCCGGTCAGGGCAGCCTCAGCAAGCGCGACATCGTGGCGAGGATGGCCCGGCGCGAGGAATTCAGCCTCTATCTTGAAGACGGCGAGGGCAGGAAGCTCGTCTATTTCGTGCCCTTCGGCGGCAAGGAGGGCCCGAAGCTCGACTGGTACTTCATCATGGTGGTGGACAACGGCATGCTCGTGGAGCGGCAGGCCACCTTCACCCTCATGGGCCTTTCCCTGCTCGGCCTCGTGGTGCTGGCGCTGACCCTGCTTCTGCTCTACGGCATCGCAAGCCGCAAGAAGCTGCACCAGGCGCACGAATCCGTGCGCGTGCGCAGCGAGTTCCTCTCCAGCATGAGCCATGAGATCCGCACGCCGCTCAACGGCATCATCGGCCTCAACCACCTCATCGCCGCCCATGTGGAGAACCCGGGGCGGCTCTCCCAGGTGCGCGACTGGCTCAACAAGTCGCGCAGCCTGGCGGACTATCTCATCTCCCTGCTCAACGACGTGCTCGACATGTCGAAGCTCCAGGCCGGCAAGGTGGAGATCGCGCACAACCGCTACTCCATCACGGCCATGATCGCGGATGTCGTCTTCATGCAGGCCGCCCACGCCGAAAAGCGCGGCCTGCGCCTCACGCTGGAGGAGGCCGTGCCCGACCCCTGGGTCATGGGCGACGAGACGCGCGTGAAGCAGGTGCTCGTCAACATCATCGGCAATGCCGTCAAGTTCACGCCCGGCGGGGGCTCGGTGACGGTCTCCGTGCGGCAGGAGCGCGTCGCCCGCCGCCACGTGCGCACCTTCTACCGCTGCCGCGACACGGGGCGCGGCATGAGCAAGGCCTTCCTGCAAAAGCTCTTCGACCCCTTCACGCAGGACCCGCGCGCCCAGAAGGACGCGGCCCTCAAGGGCTCGGGCCTCGGCATGCCCATCGCCAAGGAGCTCGTGCTCGCCATGGGCGGCAGCATCGAGGTGGACAGCGAGGAAGGCGCGGGCAGCACCTTCACCGTCACCATCCCCTCCGAGATAGCGGCGAGGCCCGCTCTCCGGGAGGAGGAGCCGGCAGCCGCCCCGCGGCCGGCCGCGAAAGCCGGCAGGGACGCGGCGAAGCCCGGGGCTCCCAGGGCGCAGGCGCCAGTGGCAGCCGCCGACGCGGCCCCGGCGACGCCAAGCACGGCGAGCCCGCAGGCCCCGGCCACGCCGGCCGCGCCCGAGCCGCCGCGCAAGGGCCGCATCCTCCTCGCCGAGGATGCGGAATTCAACGCCGAATTTCTCATGGAAGTGCTGGCCGACGCCGGCTTTTCCGTGGTGCACGCCAAGAACGGCGAGGAGGCGGTGGAGATCTTCCGCGCGTCCGCCGAGGACGAGTTCGCGGTCATCCTCATGGACATGCAGATGCCGGTCATGGACGGCTGCGAGGCCACCGCCGCCATCCGCGCCCTCAAGAGGCCGGACGCGGAGACCGTGACCATCTACGCCTGCACGGCCAACAGCTTCAAGGAGGACATGGACAAGGCCATGGCCAGCGGCATGGACGACTTTCTCACCAAGCCCATCGACATCAAGGTCTTTTTGCAGAAGATGGCGGCCATCAACTGCGCGCCCGCGGGCCCGGCGGCGAAGGGGCGCCCGTGA
- a CDS encoding sulfite exporter TauE/SafE family protein: MLSWLYFCVTWLLAGVVTGLTSFGGNLFAVPLITLAMPPREAILFGTLSGSAIFLGMAVVYLRHILWRETAILTVSALGGIPLGVWFLANAGARALLLAAAAALSLFLLWQFAAGLLHRRERPLPLWCAAPFGLLSGTMMSAVSFGGPPLVLYAFLRHWQKTETLGTVNAVSIAIMAFVIPWLAHKGLFAGELPLLGLAGSLAAFVGIAVSVPLARRLATGFFRRLLLGMLVLSAIMLFWRGFAA, from the coding sequence ATGCTGTCCTGGCTGTATTTTTGCGTCACCTGGCTTCTCGCGGGGGTGGTCACCGGGCTGACCTCGTTCGGCGGCAACCTCTTCGCCGTGCCGCTCATCACCCTGGCCATGCCCCCGCGCGAGGCCATCCTGTTCGGGACGCTCTCCGGCTCCGCCATCTTTCTGGGGATGGCCGTGGTCTACCTGCGCCACATCCTCTGGCGCGAGACGGCCATCCTCACCGTTTCGGCGCTGGGCGGCATCCCGCTCGGCGTGTGGTTCCTCGCCAATGCCGGCGCCCGGGCGCTCCTGCTCGCCGCGGCCGCCGCGCTTTCCCTCTTCCTGCTCTGGCAGTTCGCCGCCGGCCTGCTGCACAGGCGCGAGCGGCCGCTCCCCCTGTGGTGCGCGGCGCCCTTCGGGCTGCTCTCGGGCACCATGATGAGCGCGGTGAGCTTCGGCGGGCCGCCGCTGGTGCTCTACGCCTTCCTGCGCCACTGGCAGAAGACCGAGACCCTGGGCACGGTCAATGCCGTGAGCATCGCCATCATGGCCTTCGTCATCCCCTGGCTCGCGCACAAGGGGCTCTTCGCGGGCGAGCTCCCCCTGCTCGGCCTTGCGGGGAGCCTCGCCGCCTTTGTGGGCATCGCCGTGAGCGTGCCTCTGGCCCGGCGCCTTGCGACCGGCTTTTTCCGCCGGCTGCTTCTGGGCATGCTCGTCCTCTCCGCCATTATGCTCTTCTGGCGCGGCTTTGCGGCGTGA
- a CDS encoding amidohydrolase family protein: MKVIDFRFRPNTPEIIDGIRNSSMFKASCKAIGFDARKPEPLPDIVAGLDKLGVELGVITGRDCETTYGFPSNNPSVLEFCQAYPKKFVGFWGIDPHKKMAAVEETEHAVKVLGMKGIAIDPYLAHIKPSEARFYPLYSKCCELGCAVFITMAPPPQVPGAIMEYADPRDVDKVARDFPGLTIVMSHGGYPFVNEAVYTCLRNANVYMDISEYERAPMVNVYVEAMNNLIPDKVVFASAHPFVELKDALKAYEAFPLKPEVREKVMYGNARRILRLAD, translated from the coding sequence ATGAAGGTCATCGACTTCCGCTTCCGGCCCAATACCCCGGAGATCATCGACGGCATCAGGAACAGCTCCATGTTCAAGGCCTCCTGCAAGGCCATCGGCTTTGACGCCCGCAAGCCCGAGCCCCTGCCCGACATCGTGGCCGGCCTCGACAAGCTCGGGGTGGAGCTCGGGGTCATCACCGGCCGGGACTGCGAGACCACCTACGGCTTCCCCTCCAACAACCCGAGCGTGCTGGAGTTCTGCCAGGCCTATCCCAAAAAATTCGTGGGTTTCTGGGGCATCGACCCGCACAAGAAAATGGCCGCCGTGGAAGAGACCGAGCACGCCGTCAAGGTGCTGGGCATGAAGGGCATCGCCATCGACCCCTACCTCGCCCACATCAAGCCTTCGGAGGCGCGCTTCTATCCGCTGTACAGCAAGTGCTGCGAGCTCGGCTGTGCGGTGTTCATCACCATGGCGCCGCCGCCGCAGGTGCCGGGCGCCATCATGGAATACGCCGACCCGAGGGACGTGGACAAGGTGGCGCGGGACTTCCCCGGGCTCACCATCGTCATGAGCCACGGCGGCTATCCCTTCGTCAACGAGGCCGTCTACACCTGCCTGCGCAACGCCAATGTCTACATGGATATTTCCGAATACGAGCGCGCGCCCATGGTGAATGTCTATGTGGAGGCCATGAACAATCTCATCCCGGACAAGGTGGTGTTCGCGAGCGCCCATCCTTTCGTGGAGCTCAAGGACGCGCTCAAGGCCTACGAGGCCTTCCCGCTCAAGCCGGAAGTGCGCGAAAAGGTGATGTACGGGAACGCCCGCAGGATCCTGCGCCTGGCCGACTGA